In one window of Pseudomonas chlororaphis subsp. chlororaphis DNA:
- a CDS encoding DedA family protein translates to MDFNPIDLILHLDVYLDMLVTNYGPWIYAILFLVIFCETGLVVTPFLPGDSLLFIAGAVAAGGAMDPVLLGGLLMLAAILGDSTNYIIGRTVGERLFSNPNSKIFRRDYLQKTHDFYDRHGGKTVTLARFLPIIRTFAPFVAGVAKMPYPRFFAFSVAGTILWVGGLVTLGYFFGNVPFIKKNLSLLVVGIILLSLVPMIIGVVRSRLGRSAAKAESH, encoded by the coding sequence ATGGATTTCAACCCGATCGACCTCATCCTCCATCTCGACGTTTACCTCGACATGTTGGTGACCAACTACGGGCCATGGATCTACGCCATCCTGTTCCTGGTGATTTTCTGCGAGACCGGCCTGGTGGTGACGCCGTTCCTGCCTGGCGACTCCCTGCTGTTCATCGCCGGCGCGGTCGCCGCCGGTGGCGCCATGGACCCGGTGCTGCTCGGCGGCCTGCTAATGCTGGCGGCGATCCTCGGCGACAGCACCAACTACATCATCGGGCGAACGGTGGGCGAACGACTGTTCAGCAACCCGAACTCGAAGATCTTCCGCCGCGACTACCTGCAAAAGACCCACGACTTCTACGACCGACACGGCGGCAAAACCGTGACCCTGGCGCGTTTCCTGCCAATCATCCGTACCTTCGCACCCTTCGTCGCCGGCGTGGCCAAGATGCCGTACCCGCGCTTCTTCGCCTTCAGCGTGGCCGGCACCATCCTGTGGGTCGGCGGCCTGGTGACCCTGGGCTACTTCTTCGGCAACGTGCCGTTCATCAAGAAAAACCTGTCGCTGCTGGTGGTGGGGATCATCCTGCTGTCGCTGGTGCCGATGATCATCGGCGTGGTGCGCAGCCGCCTGGGCCGCTCGGCGGCAAAGGCTGAAAGCCACTGA
- a CDS encoding M90 family metallopeptidase codes for MWPLSAWRRRRRLAKHPVADEMWQRVRQHLPFLDGLSDAEDQWLRETSVLFLDDKHLSALPGVELHQFERLLLAAQAQLPLLHLGDLNWYQGFHEIVLYPDDFLSPQRHRDASGVEHEWDGEHSGEAWQQGPIILAWPGVLASGGWEAYNLVIHELAHKLDMLNGDANGLPPLHSDMRISDWAQVMQAAYDDLNRQLDHNPDAETAIDPYAAENPAEFFAVTSEYFFSAPDLLHEAYPKVYQQLQLFYRQNPLARLQQLQASDPHYQQH; via the coding sequence ATGTGGCCCCTCAGTGCCTGGCGCCGCCGGCGTCGGCTGGCCAAGCACCCGGTTGCCGATGAAATGTGGCAACGGGTGCGCCAGCACCTGCCCTTTCTCGACGGCCTGAGCGATGCCGAGGATCAATGGTTGCGGGAAACCAGCGTCCTGTTTCTCGACGACAAGCACCTGAGCGCCCTGCCCGGGGTCGAGCTGCACCAGTTCGAACGCCTGCTGCTGGCCGCCCAGGCCCAGTTGCCGCTATTGCACCTGGGGGATTTGAACTGGTACCAGGGCTTCCACGAAATCGTCCTCTACCCCGACGACTTCCTCAGCCCCCAGCGCCATCGCGATGCCAGTGGCGTCGAACATGAATGGGACGGCGAACACAGCGGTGAAGCCTGGCAACAGGGCCCGATCATCCTGGCCTGGCCCGGCGTACTCGCCAGCGGCGGCTGGGAAGCCTACAACCTGGTGATCCACGAGCTGGCGCACAAGCTGGACATGCTCAACGGCGACGCCAACGGCCTGCCGCCGCTGCACAGCGACATGCGCATCAGTGACTGGGCGCAGGTGATGCAGGCGGCCTACGACGACCTCAACCGCCAGCTCGACCACAACCCGGACGCCGAAACCGCCATCGACCCTTACGCCGCGGAAAACCCCGCGGAATTCTTCGCCGTCACCAGCGAGTACTTCTTCAGCGCCCCGGATCTGCTGCACGAGGCCTATCCGAAGGTCTACCAGCAACTGCAGCTGTTTTACCGGCAGAATCCCCTGGCCCGGCTCCAGCAATTGCAGGCCAGCGACCCGCACTACCAGCAACACTGA
- a CDS encoding GNAT family N-acetyltransferase: MRITQATLEHLDLLTPLFVKYREFYGALPFPDSSRAFLEKRLRRKESVIYLALPDDDDKKLLGFCQLYPSFSSLSLKRVWILNDIYVAEDARRQLVADNLIRTAKKMAKDTQAVRMRVSTSSDNEVAQKTYESIGFREDTEFKNYILPISED; this comes from the coding sequence ATGCGGATTACTCAAGCGACCCTCGAACACCTGGATCTGTTGACCCCCCTGTTCGTCAAATACCGCGAGTTCTATGGCGCCCTGCCTTTTCCGGACTCGTCCCGGGCCTTCCTGGAAAAGCGCCTGCGCCGCAAGGAATCGGTGATCTACCTGGCCCTGCCCGACGATGACGACAAGAAACTCCTCGGTTTCTGTCAGCTCTACCCCAGCTTTTCCTCCCTGTCCCTGAAGCGCGTGTGGATCCTCAACGACATATACGTCGCCGAAGACGCTCGCCGACAACTGGTGGCCGACAACCTGATCCGCACCGCGAAGAAAATGGCCAAGGACACCCAGGCCGTGCGCATGCGTGTTTCCACCAGCAGTGACAACGAAGTGGCGCAGAAAACCTATGAATCCATCGGTTTTCGCGAAGATACCGAATTCAAGAACTACATATTGCCGATCAGCGAGGACTAA